A region of the Solanum stenotomum isolate F172 unplaced genomic scaffold, ASM1918654v1 scaffold35869, whole genome shotgun sequence genome:
GGCTCTTATATAGTCACTACAACAAACAGTAATCACTGGAACAAGATTTCTGTGTCTAACATTTCTCATCACTTCGCATTCAGTATCAAACCTCTTGCATACTTGCTCATTTTCCAAATCCAGGACCTTAATGGCCACTGCAGTTCCACCAAACAATGCGCCTTTGTACACAGAGCCAGAGCTTCCCTCACCAATTAAATTGgattcatcaaaattatttgttgcTCTTTGAATCTCGTGATAAGAAACTAATTGATGAGTCCCAATCTCTGGTACCTTCTCCACATCTTTGGACTTTCCTTTCTTTTGTCGTTTCATTATCCAAATTGAAACGAACAAGAATATCAGAAAGGATGAAATAACCACTGGAGTAGCAACTTGTAGCACAACCTCCTTAAGCTTTGATCGTTTTCTAGGATTATTGTTAGCACAAGTaggaatctccaatatgtgcaTTCCACATAGACCTCTATTCCTAAGATATGATTGTATAGTGGAATTTGCAAACACACCACCACTGGGTATTTCGCCTTCTAAATCATTAAATGAAACATTGAAGTCTTTAAGGTACAAGAGTTTTTCCAAGGACTTAGGAATAGTACCTGACAAGGCATTTAAAGACAAATCCAAGAATTCCATGCTTATTAAGTTGGCAAAGGATAAAGGAATTGGGCCTAAAAATGAATTGTTCGACAGATAAAGGAACCTCAAGTTTTGGAGGTTGCCAAATGTGCTGGGTAGCATGCCTGAAAAGTGGTTACTGGAAAGATCTAGAGCTAAAATGGCTTTCAGTTCTCCACTATCTGATGGAACTTCTCCCTCTATAGAGTTTAGTGACGCGTTTAGAAAGAGAAGACCACTCATTTTCCAAAGGCTCAAAGGAAAGGTTGAAGATAATTTGTTAGAACTCAAAGAAATCAACTGTAGCTTGCTAAGATTTCCTAAACATTCTGGAATTAATCCAGAGAGCTCATTAAGATCAAGAGTTAATTTAACCAAATTAGATAAATGGCATACAGCCTCTGGAATCCCTGTAATTTATTGTTATCTAGAAATAGCCCTTGGAGTTGTTTAAGTTTACCAATCTCAGAAGGAATATTTCCTGCCAAGTTGTTATCTTGAAAGACTAGGGTGATTGGACCGCTCATGTTGCCTATACTTGTGGGGATGAGTCCATTGATGAGTGCATCTCCTATTTCAATGTTTTGTATAGTAGATGAAAGATTCCCAATTGAATTGGGCAGAATACCATTCAACGGATTGTAACCCACTGATAGATATTTCAGCATCCCACATTTCGCCAAAGAATTGAAGAATAACAACTCACGCTCTCTTGGTTCATTGGTAAGTTGATTAGTATGTAGGAGCAGTATACGCAGCTCACGAAGATTTCCCAAATCAGTGGGAATAGTTCCCGTGAGAAAGTTGTTTTCTAGCGTCAACAACTCAAGTTTGGAAGCATTTGTTATGAGCAATGGAATTTCCCCTTCGAGCTGATTGTCTCCCAAGTGAAGTTCTACAAGGTTCGAAAGATGAAGACCTGTAGTGGCTGGAATTCTCCCCGAGAGGCTGTTGATACTTAAGTCAATCATTTCCAAAGAAGATATGTTGAAAATAGCTTCTGTAATTAGACCAATAAGATTAGAATTATTGGCAAAGGTTAATTCCCTCAAATTTGATAGCTTCCCTAATTCTTGAGGAATTTGCCCCTCCATTCTACTGCTTTCACAATAAAGGTATTGCAGAGTGGAAATATTTCCCAATGAAGTGGGAATAGTCCCACTTATTGCATTTTCACCAATGTAGAATATCTCGAGCTTTGCTAAGCAACTAATATTTTGGGGTATTTCTCCAGTTATGGTGTTGTAAAATATGGCCAAAACTTTGAGCTCTGTGAGTTGGCATATGTTGGAAGGGATGCAACCAGAAATTTGGTTGTGAAATATACTTAAAAAGCTCAGATtggagacaatatttccttcaAGCAAGAGAGGGCCAGAGAGGCTATTGAGTCCCAGGGATAAAGAAAGTAGCGACGAGATATTAAACAGTGTTGCAGGAATGGAACCTGTTAATTGATTATCGAACAAGAACAACTCTGTAAGTTGGCTAAGATTACCGATCTCCACTGGAATGTTACCATTGATTCTATTCCCAGACAAATCGAAGTTCATCAATTTTGTGGCATTTCCAACATAAGGAGGGATTATACCTGTGAGGCTATTGTNATTATCGAACAAGAACAACTCTGTAAGTTGGCTAAGATTACCGATCTCCACTGGAATGTTACCATTGATTCTATTCCCAGACAAATCGAAGTTCATCAATCTTGTGGCATTTCCAACATAAGGAGGGATTATACCTGTGAGGCTATTGTTCCTGAGATTTAAGACCCTAAGTTTGGGTACATACCACGGATCTTTCCACATTTCACCACCGAGTTCATTGAAAGCCAATGAAAT
Encoded here:
- the LOC125852487 gene encoding receptor kinase-like protein Xa21, with the protein product MEKHISLLILLFLLQFSISIASSNETDQQALLAFQNLITSPNRFLANNWTKNTSFCSWFGVTCTPKRQRVVALALPNLQLQGTISPSLANLTFLRELNLENNSFHGDIPYGLGHLPRLRIIDIQNNQLNGSIPTSLFQNQRVQVISLAFNELGGEMWKDPWYVPKLRVLNLRNNSLTGIIPPYVGNATRLMNFDLSGNRINGNIPVEIGNLSQLTELFLFDNXNSLTGIIPPYVGNATKLMNFDLSGNRINGNIPVEIGNLSQLTELFLFDNQLTGSIPATLFNISSLLSLSLGLNSLSGPLLLEGNIVSNLSFLSIFHNQISGCIPSNICQLTELKVLAIFYNTITGEIPQNISCLAKLEIFYIGENAISGTIPTSLGNISTLQYLYCESSRMEGQIPQELGKLSNLRELTFANNSNLIGLITEAIFNISSLEMIDLSINSLSGRIPATTGLHLSNLVELHLGDNQLEGEIPLLITNASKLELLTLENNFLTGTIPTDLGNLRELRILLLHTNQLTNEPRERELLFFNSLAKCGMLKYLSVGYNPLNGILPNSIGNLSSTIQNIEIGDALINGLIPTSIGNMSGPITLVFQDNNLAGNIPSEIGIPEAVCHLSNLVKLTLDLNELSGLIPECLGNLSKLQLISLSSNKLSSTFPLSLWKMSGLLFLNASLNSIEGEVPSDSGELKAILALDLSSNHFSGMLPSTFGNLQNLRFLYLSNNSFLGPIPLSFANLISMEFLDLSLNALSGTIPKSLEKLLYLKDFNVSFNDLEGEIPSGGVFANSTIQSYLRNRGLCGMHILEIPTCANNNPRKRSKLKEVVLQVATPVVISSFLIFLFVSIWIMKRQKKGKSKDVEKVPEIGTHQLVSYHEIQRATNNFDESNLIGEGSSGSVYKGALFGGTAVAIKVLDLENEQVCKRFDTECEVMRNVRHRNLVPVITVCCSDYIRAFVLRYLPNGSLENWLYREDCHLNLHQRVTIMLDMAMAIDYLHHGHVTPIVHCDLKPANVLLDEDMVAHVGDFGISKILAISKSMAHTETLGTLGYMAP